A single bacterium DNA region contains:
- the nrfD gene encoding polysulfide reductase NrfD: MSSVVYDNTAEDPRHRTVLVTGDNDFASVTDTVAVIAERPQTPMWWKIAFAISSLLALNLLLLIGYLFCVGIGIWGNNVPVGWAFDITNFVFWIGIGHAGTLISAILFLFRQRWRTGINRFSEAMTIFAVICALVFPTIHVGRVWLLYYVFPIPNQMWMWPNFRSPLLWDVFAVSTYFLVSLMFWYMGMIPDFATFRDRATNKARQWTYGILALGWRGSNRQWLVYEKAYLILAALATPLVLSVHSVVSFDFATSQLPGWHTTIFPPYFVAGAIFGGFAMVLTLAIPARELLGLKHIITMHHLDNCAKIILATGSMVGYAYAMEFFTAWYSGNPTEMFTFLNRATGPYAWAYWTMIFCNVVSIQIFWSKKMRTSIWSLITVALIVDVGMWFERFVIIVSSLHRDFLPSSWGMFTPTWVDIMTFAGTIGLFLTLFLLFLRYLPVVAMAEVKSVMPEALQDFEEHRPIGDYWGDAPKGHEERKKEMGGDKR; encoded by the coding sequence ATGAGCTCGGTCGTTTACGACAACACAGCCGAAGATCCGCGGCACCGGACGGTGCTGGTCACCGGAGACAACGACTTCGCGTCGGTAACCGACACCGTAGCGGTTATTGCGGAGCGGCCGCAAACCCCGATGTGGTGGAAGATCGCGTTCGCGATCTCGTCGCTTCTGGCGCTGAATCTGCTTTTGCTGATCGGCTACCTGTTCTGCGTCGGAATCGGAATCTGGGGCAACAACGTTCCCGTGGGATGGGCGTTCGACATAACGAACTTCGTCTTCTGGATCGGGATCGGCCACGCGGGAACGCTGATTTCCGCCATTCTGTTTTTGTTCAGGCAGCGCTGGCGCACGGGCATCAACCGGTTTTCCGAGGCGATGACCATATTCGCGGTGATTTGCGCGCTCGTTTTTCCGACCATTCACGTCGGCCGCGTGTGGCTGCTTTACTATGTCTTCCCGATTCCCAACCAGATGTGGATGTGGCCAAACTTCCGCAGCCCGCTGTTATGGGACGTTTTCGCGGTATCCACCTACTTCCTCGTATCGCTGATGTTCTGGTACATGGGGATGATTCCCGATTTCGCCACGTTCCGAGACCGCGCCACGAACAAGGCGAGGCAGTGGACGTACGGGATACTCGCGCTCGGCTGGCGCGGCTCAAACCGACAGTGGCTCGTATACGAGAAGGCGTACCTGATTCTGGCCGCGCTCGCGACGCCGCTCGTGCTTTCGGTTCACTCGGTAGTCTCGTTCGACTTCGCTACCTCCCAGCTTCCGGGATGGCACACGACGATTTTTCCGCCGTACTTCGTCGCGGGAGCCATTTTCGGCGGATTCGCGATGGTGCTGACGCTCGCGATTCCCGCGCGCGAACTTTTGGGACTCAAGCACATCATCACGATGCACCACCTGGACAACTGCGCGAAGATTATTCTTGCGACCGGAAGCATGGTGGGCTACGCGTACGCGATGGAGTTTTTCACCGCGTGGTATTCGGGCAATCCGACGGAAATGTTCACGTTCCTCAACCGCGCGACCGGCCCGTACGCCTGGGCGTACTGGACGATGATTTTCTGCAACGTGGTTTCGATCCAGATTTTCTGGTCCAAGAAGATGCGCACCAGCATCTGGTCGCTTATCACCGTCGCACTCATCGTGGACGTCGGGATGTGGTTCGAGCGGTTCGTGATTATCGTCAGCTCGCTTCACCGCGATTTCCTTCCGTCCAGCTGGGGGATGTTCACTCCGACGTGGGTCGACATAATGACGTTCGCCGGAACGATTGGGCTGTTCCTGACGCTGTTCCTGCTGTTTTTACGCTACCTGCCGGTCGTGGCCATGGCCGAGGTTAAAAGCGTGATGCCCGAGGCGCTCCAGGATTTCGAGGAGCACCGTCCGATCGGCGATTACTGGGGCGACGCGCCCAAGGGCCACGAGGAGCGCAAAAAGGAAATGGGAGGCGACAAGCGATGA
- a CDS encoding DUF3341 domain-containing protein encodes MTDRRELLQVAPVPGEKKLLGLLAEFKTPQELLEGAEKVRDAGYKHWDAHTPFPVHGLNDAMGLRGTPLPYFVFMIGLSGCIIGLLLQWWTNAFDYPFVISGKPLWSIPANIPVVFELTVLFSAIGAFFGMLAFNGLPKYYHSIFNSKVAKRATTDRFYIAIDARDPKFDAEETRKLLESLQTSWIEELYEVEGDAS; translated from the coding sequence ATGACGGACAGGCGCGAACTGCTCCAGGTTGCCCCCGTGCCCGGCGAGAAAAAGCTGCTCGGCCTGCTGGCCGAATTCAAGACACCGCAGGAGCTGCTTGAAGGCGCGGAAAAGGTGCGCGACGCCGGATACAAGCATTGGGACGCGCACACGCCTTTCCCGGTTCACGGTCTCAACGATGCGATGGGGCTTCGGGGAACGCCGCTTCCTTATTTCGTCTTCATGATCGGGCTGTCCGGATGCATTATCGGGCTGCTGCTTCAATGGTGGACCAACGCGTTCGATTACCCGTTCGTGATTTCCGGCAAGCCGCTGTGGAGCATTCCGGCCAACATACCAGTTGTTTTCGAGCTGACGGTGCTTTTCAGCGCGATAGGCGCGTTCTTCGGAATGCTCGCGTTCAACGGGCTGCCTAAGTATTACCACTCGATTTTCAACAGCAAGGTCGCGAAGCGAGCCACCACCGACCGGTTTTACATCGCGATAGACGCGAGAGACCCGAAATTCGACGCGGAAGAAACGCGCAAACTGCTCGAATCTCTGCAGACAAGCTGGATAGAAGAGCTTTACGAGGTGGAGGGCGATGCTTCCTGA
- a CDS encoding cytochrome c translates to MLPDPVKKWLLPVLAAGFVLSWIPLSLIAMQRTGMHKKPRFELIQDMDWQPYFRSQMENPAFADGRAMRPRVPGTVARSEAILNNEHFTRGLVRDEFFTGGKTWATTYPIRINMQTLERGKERYGIYCAPCHGYAGYGDGPVAVRAEQLQQGTWTPPSSFHSDLVRSRPVGHIFNTITNGIRNMPAYGPQISPHDRWAIVAYVKALQLSQHAKADILAPEERRKLGLGTDAPKPADESTGGDSAAPGARKIEGEEE, encoded by the coding sequence ATGCTTCCTGATCCTGTAAAGAAATGGCTTCTTCCGGTGCTGGCGGCGGGATTCGTGCTCTCGTGGATTCCGCTTTCGCTTATCGCGATGCAGCGCACGGGGATGCACAAAAAGCCGAGGTTTGAATTGATCCAGGACATGGACTGGCAGCCTTATTTCCGCAGCCAGATGGAGAATCCCGCGTTCGCGGACGGGCGCGCGATGCGGCCGCGCGTGCCGGGAACCGTCGCCCGAAGCGAAGCGATATTGAACAACGAGCACTTTACGCGCGGCCTAGTGCGCGACGAATTCTTCACCGGCGGCAAGACCTGGGCGACAACTTATCCCATCAGGATCAACATGCAGACGCTGGAACGCGGCAAGGAGCGTTACGGGATTTACTGCGCGCCCTGCCACGGATACGCGGGCTACGGCGACGGGCCGGTCGCGGTGCGCGCCGAACAATTGCAACAGGGCACTTGGACCCCGCCGTCCAGCTTTCATTCCGATCTCGTGCGTTCGCGCCCGGTCGGGCACATATTCAACACGATCACAAACGGGATAAGGAACATGCCCGCATACGGACCGCAAATTTCTCCGCATGACAGGTGGGCGATTGTCGCCTATGTCAAGGCGCTGCAATTAAGCCAGCACGCGAAGGCGGATATCCTTGCTCCGGAGGAGCGCAGGAAGCTGGGGCTCGGGACGGATGCACCCAAACCCGCAGATGAATCCACGGGCGGAGATTCCGCGGCGCCCGGCGCAAGAAAAATCGAGGGGGAGGAGGAATGA
- a CDS encoding quinol:cytochrome C oxidoreductase — MMAHSHGHTVLDPKTVLDEPRFLEARGRKFMIASAAVGILALIAAFALGAAAGDGFKRFSFSYLLNFAYFLSLSLGALFFVGIQYLTKASWSVVVRRIAETFAALFPLLAILALPIILPVLIGGSPLYSWTTADSAKDHLLHAKAPYLNPAFYIVRMVIYFGAWTALGLIFHRRSVAQDASADVEITRRQEKLSAPAMVVFALTLTFAAIDFIMALDYTWYSTIFGVYFFSGSVLGFFAFLTAIAMLVQRLGWIPRAITIEHYHDLGKLMFAFTMFWAYIAFSQYMLIWYANLPEETGWFLRRQSGEWTWFSWFLLVGHFIVPFLYLISRGIKRRKRLLIPAALWLIAMHWIDLYYLIVPEFGSAKIPFTPGDVLLLAGIGGIWLAGAAFVAGKHSLIPVGDPRLGESLRFENV; from the coding sequence ATGATGGCTCATTCGCACGGCCACACGGTGCTGGATCCGAAAACCGTTCTGGACGAGCCCCGGTTCCTCGAAGCGCGCGGCCGAAAGTTCATGATCGCATCCGCCGCGGTAGGCATTCTTGCGCTGATCGCGGCGTTCGCGCTGGGAGCGGCCGCGGGCGACGGATTCAAGCGCTTTTCCTTTTCGTATCTTTTGAATTTCGCATACTTCCTTTCGCTTTCGCTTGGCGCGCTTTTCTTCGTCGGAATCCAGTATTTGACCAAGGCAAGCTGGAGCGTCGTCGTCCGGCGAATCGCGGAAACCTTCGCCGCGCTTTTCCCGCTGCTCGCGATTCTGGCGCTTCCGATAATATTGCCCGTTCTCATAGGCGGCTCGCCGCTATATTCGTGGACGACGGCGGACTCGGCCAAGGATCATTTGCTTCACGCCAAGGCGCCCTATTTGAATCCGGCGTTTTACATCGTGCGCATGGTGATTTACTTCGGCGCGTGGACCGCGCTGGGGCTGATTTTCCATCGCCGCTCGGTGGCGCAGGACGCGAGCGCGGACGTGGAAATCACGCGCAGGCAGGAAAAGCTGTCCGCTCCCGCGATGGTGGTCTTCGCGCTGACGCTTACATTCGCGGCGATAGATTTCATAATGGCCCTCGACTACACTTGGTATTCCACGATATTCGGAGTTTATTTCTTCTCCGGGAGCGTTCTCGGCTTTTTCGCGTTCCTTACCGCGATCGCGATGCTCGTCCAGCGGCTTGGCTGGATTCCACGCGCGATAACGATCGAACACTATCACGACCTCGGAAAGCTCATGTTCGCGTTCACGATGTTCTGGGCGTACATCGCGTTCTCCCAGTACATGCTCATCTGGTATGCGAATTTGCCCGAGGAAACCGGTTGGTTCCTGCGGCGCCAATCCGGCGAATGGACGTGGTTTTCGTGGTTCCTTTTGGTCGGGCATTTCATCGTTCCGTTTTTGTATCTTATCTCGCGCGGAATAAAACGCAGGAAGCGGCTGCTCATCCCGGCCGCGCTTTGGCTGATCGCGATGCATTGGATCGACCTTTACTATTTGATAGTTCCGGAATTCGGCTCCGCGAAGATTCCGTTCACGCCCGGCGACGTATTGTTGCTTGCAGGAATCGGCGGAATCTGGCTCGCGGGCGCGGCCTTCGTGGCCGGAAAGCATTCGCTTATCCCGGTCGGCGATCCGCGTCTAGGCGAATCGCTAAGGTTTGAAAACGTGTAA
- a CDS encoding SCO family protein, which yields MSVFNPKNLNKLAAVLPAGMIAIALAAAPAPAQIARSELKELEGVGITEHLDEKLPLDLQFTDETGRQVKLADYFSGNRPVILTLVYYECPMLCSVVLNGMIDALSEIDLVPGRDYDLLTVSFNPLETPTLARLKKQNYLKDWANASAGPNWHFLTGGQDEITALTSSVGFGYKWNEERKEYAHSAALILLTPDGRISRYLYGVMYEPRTLRLSLLEAGEGKIGSPMDQIILYCFHYDPSAGAYTPQAINIMRAAGLLTLVALGGFLGAYFVGEARRARAKSRALLEGPGR from the coding sequence ATGAGTGTTTTCAATCCGAAAAATTTGAACAAACTCGCGGCGGTGTTGCCCGCCGGGATGATCGCGATCGCGCTCGCGGCCGCGCCCGCGCCCGCGCAGATCGCGCGATCCGAACTGAAAGAACTTGAAGGCGTGGGCATTACGGAACATCTGGACGAAAAGCTCCCGCTTGATTTGCAGTTCACCGACGAGACGGGCAGGCAGGTGAAGCTCGCCGATTACTTTTCAGGCAACCGCCCGGTGATTCTCACGCTCGTTTACTACGAATGTCCGATGCTGTGCAGCGTCGTTCTCAACGGAATGATCGACGCGCTTTCGGAGATAGACTTGGTTCCCGGACGCGATTACGACCTTCTGACGGTAAGTTTCAATCCGCTCGAAACGCCGACGCTTGCGAGGCTGAAGAAGCAGAACTACCTGAAGGATTGGGCAAATGCGAGCGCCGGGCCGAACTGGCATTTCCTGACTGGCGGGCAGGACGAGATAACCGCGCTTACATCTTCCGTCGGTTTCGGATACAAGTGGAACGAGGAACGCAAGGAATACGCGCATTCCGCGGCGCTGATTCTGCTCACTCCGGACGGGCGCATTTCGCGTTACCTGTATGGAGTGATGTACGAGCCGAGGACGCTTCGGCTGTCTCTGCTCGAAGCCGGCGAGGGCAAGATCGGCTCGCCGATGGACCAGATAATCCTGTACTGCTTCCACTACGATCCGTCCGCGGGCGCGTACACACCCCAGGCGATCAACATAATGCGCGCGGCCGGATTGCTTACGCTTGTTGCGCTCGGCGGATTTTTGGGAGCGTATTTCGTCGGAGAAGCGCGGCGCGCGCGCGCGAAGAGCCGCGCGCTTCTGGAGGGGCCCGGAAGATGA
- the coxB gene encoding cytochrome c oxidase subunit II, producing MSVFAGRLKPVKFMPVEASTTAGTVDFMLKFIFAISAFFFVIIVGLSIYFVWRFHSGRAKRPEESHPHNLLLEIVWTVIPSILVVVIFYYGFKSYMDISTPPANAYEIQVTAQQWAWMFTYPNGYVDGELHVPVDRPVVLTMTSVDVLHAFFVPAFRAKKDVVPGRYTKVWFEATEPGTYDIMCAEYCGTSHSAMLSKVHVHEPGEYEKWLADASNFVAKLAPADAGKKLYETRGCAQCHSIDGSAHIGPTLKNLFGEQVALKSGEKVTVEENYIRESILDPAKKVVAGFDPVMPTYQGRLKDQEILALIEFLKSLSDKHKSEVLQSWDEGKESGEESEARDGGGEPAGSAGASVSEPAAHDAESGSGGAEPDGETRGDAPKEGAR from the coding sequence ATGTCCGTTTTCGCGGGCCGGCTGAAACCGGTAAAGTTCATGCCGGTCGAAGCTTCCACCACCGCGGGAACCGTGGACTTCATGCTCAAGTTCATTTTCGCGATTTCAGCGTTCTTTTTCGTCATCATCGTCGGGCTGTCGATTTATTTCGTCTGGCGTTTTCACAGCGGCAGGGCGAAGCGCCCGGAGGAGTCCCACCCGCACAACCTGCTGCTCGAAATTGTCTGGACGGTGATCCCCAGCATCCTAGTTGTCGTTATCTTTTATTACGGCTTCAAAAGCTACATGGACATTTCCACCCCGCCCGCGAACGCCTACGAAATCCAGGTCACCGCGCAGCAATGGGCGTGGATGTTCACTTACCCGAACGGGTACGTTGACGGCGAGCTGCACGTTCCGGTTGACCGGCCCGTCGTCCTCACGATGACGTCGGTTGACGTGCTTCATGCGTTTTTCGTCCCGGCGTTCCGCGCCAAGAAGGACGTAGTTCCCGGCAGATACACCAAGGTTTGGTTCGAGGCCACGGAGCCGGGCACATATGACATTATGTGCGCGGAGTATTGCGGCACAAGCCACAGCGCGATGCTCTCAAAAGTGCATGTTCACGAGCCGGGAGAGTACGAAAAGTGGCTGGCGGACGCGTCCAACTTCGTCGCGAAACTCGCGCCCGCGGACGCCGGCAAGAAGTTGTACGAAACGCGCGGCTGCGCGCAGTGCCACTCGATAGACGGTTCGGCGCACATCGGCCCGACACTTAAAAACCTGTTCGGCGAGCAGGTCGCGCTCAAGTCGGGCGAGAAAGTAACGGTCGAAGAGAACTACATCCGCGAGTCCATACTCGACCCGGCCAAGAAAGTCGTCGCGGGATTCGACCCGGTAATGCCGACCTACCAGGGCAGGCTAAAAGACCAGGAAATCCTCGCGCTCATCGAATTCCTCAAGAGCCTGTCGGACAAGCACAAGTCCGAGGTGCTGCAGTCCTGGGACGAAGGCAAAGAATCCGGTGAGGAATCCGAAGCGCGGGATGGCGGCGGCGAGCCCGCTGGTTCGGCCGGCGCAAGTGTATCTGAACCGGCCGCGCACGATGCGGAATCGGGATCGGGCGGCGCGGAACCGGATGGTGAAACGCGCGGCGACGCGCCGAAAGAAGGAGCCAGGTGA
- the ctaD gene encoding cytochrome c oxidase subunit I, which translates to MSSHANTANHAHPNGDNFLTHSHGLRSWLFTLDHKRIGIMYLIAILTAFLLGGIFALLVRTELIAPGQTIMTPDTYNKMFTLHGAVMIFLVIIPGIPAALGNIVLPLMLGAKDVAFPKLNLLSFWLYVFGALFALLSIILGGVDTGWTFYTPYSATTNTAVIPVVTGAFILGFSSIFTGLNFIVTIQWMRPPGMTWFKLPLFLWAIYATAIIQVLATPVLGVTLLLLIGERLFHHGIFDPAIGGDPVLFQHFFWFYSHPAVYIMILPAMGVISELISTFSHKTIFGYKMIAYSSIAIAIISFLVWGHHMFTSGQSDLANMLFSVLTFLVAIPSAIKVFNWVATMYKGSIHLSTPMLYALSFIFLFGIGGLTGIPLATLATDVHLHDTYFVVAHFHYVMMGSAFVAFLGGLHYWWPKFTGKMYSETLGRWSAVLTFIGFNTTFFPQFLMGIQGMPRRYFDYLPEYTSYHVASTIGGFILAIAFSITAWCLLHSLFRGKPAPANPWGGATLEWTCPSPPPHTNFDETPIAGDPYDMTGIEYEGEEKGWVRKPAGTTA; encoded by the coding sequence ATGTCGAGTCACGCAAACACCGCGAACCATGCGCATCCGAACGGGGACAACTTCCTCACTCACTCGCACGGGCTTCGCTCCTGGCTGTTCACCCTCGACCACAAGCGCATCGGAATCATGTATCTAATCGCGATTCTGACCGCGTTCCTGCTCGGCGGCATATTCGCTCTCCTGGTGCGCACCGAGCTTATCGCGCCCGGCCAGACGATTATGACTCCGGACACGTACAACAAGATGTTCACTCTGCACGGCGCGGTGATGATATTTCTCGTCATCATCCCCGGTATTCCGGCCGCGCTGGGCAACATCGTCCTGCCGCTTATGCTGGGGGCGAAGGACGTCGCGTTTCCAAAGCTCAATCTGCTTTCGTTCTGGCTTTACGTTTTCGGCGCGCTCTTCGCGCTGCTCTCGATAATTCTCGGCGGCGTGGACACCGGCTGGACGTTTTACACGCCGTACAGCGCCACGACGAACACCGCCGTCATTCCCGTGGTCACAGGCGCGTTCATCCTCGGATTTTCTTCGATTTTCACGGGGCTGAACTTCATCGTGACCATCCAGTGGATGCGCCCGCCGGGGATGACATGGTTCAAACTCCCGCTTTTCCTTTGGGCGATTTACGCGACCGCGATCATCCAGGTGCTTGCGACTCCGGTTCTAGGCGTCACGCTTCTTTTGCTCATCGGCGAGCGGCTGTTCCACCACGGCATTTTCGATCCGGCGATCGGCGGCGATCCCGTTTTGTTCCAGCACTTCTTCTGGTTCTACTCGCACCCCGCGGTTTACATCATGATCCTTCCCGCGATGGGCGTGATCAGCGAGCTGATCAGCACGTTTTCGCACAAGACCATTTTCGGCTACAAAATGATCGCGTATTCGTCGATCGCGATCGCGATCATCAGCTTCCTCGTCTGGGGGCACCACATGTTCACGAGCGGACAATCCGACCTCGCGAACATGCTCTTCAGCGTTCTCACGTTCCTCGTCGCGATTCCTTCCGCGATCAAGGTTTTCAACTGGGTCGCGACTATGTACAAAGGCTCTATTCATCTTTCGACGCCGATGCTTTACGCGCTCTCGTTCATCTTCCTTTTCGGCATCGGCGGCCTGACCGGAATCCCGCTGGCCACGCTGGCGACCGACGTGCATCTGCACGACACTTACTTCGTGGTGGCGCATTTCCATTACGTGATGATGGGCTCCGCGTTCGTCGCGTTCCTGGGCGGGCTGCATTACTGGTGGCCGAAGTTCACGGGCAAGATGTACAGCGAGACGCTCGGCCGCTGGTCGGCGGTTTTGACGTTTATCGGATTCAATACGACCTTTTTCCCGCAATTCCTGATGGGTATACAAGGAATGCCCCGGCGCTACTTCGACTACCTGCCCGAATACACTTCCTATCACGTCGCCTCGACCATCGGCGGTTTCATTCTGGCGATCGCTTTTTCCATCACCGCGTGGTGCCTGCTGCACTCGCTCTTCCGCGGCAAGCCCGCGCCCGCGAATCCATGGGGGGGGGCGACGCTGGAATGGACGTGCCCGTCGCCGCCTCCGCACACGAACTTCGACGAAACTCCGATCGCCGGCGATCCGTACGACATGACGGGAATCGAATATGAGGGCGAAGAAAAAGGCTGGGTGCGAAAACCGGCCGGAACCACCGCTTGA